GCAAAGGAGGCCGCATGGTCGTTTTAAACTTTGCGCACCCACTCACACCGGAACAGCAGCGGCAGATCGAGGCCCTTGCGGGGCAGCCGGTGGAACAGGTCATCGCCATCGACGCCCAGATCGATCCGGCCCGTCCCCTGGTCCCGCAAGTGGTGTCCATGGTGGATCGGGTGGGGTTCTCCCCCGAGGAGTGGCAGACCCGACCCATCCTGATCCTGTTGCCCTCGTTGAACTACAGCGCCGGGGTGCTGCTGGCGGAGCTTCACGGCCGCATGGGCTATTTCCCATCGATCATCCGGATGCGGCCGGTTCCGGAGGCTGTTCCGCCCCGATTCGAGGTGGCGGAGATCATCTCCCTGCAGGCCGTGCGGGAGGCCGCGCGCGTCCGGCGGGGGGCGTCGGAAGGGAGGGGGAGCGATGCGTCTTAAGATCGCGTTGCGCTTCGTGCGTCCGGGCCGGTTGCCCTGGGGCTATCCGGAGTGGTTGCGGGGCCTGGCCTACACGGCGATGATGCGGGGGCTTCCCCAGGTGGCCCATCGGCTTCACGAGGAGGGGTGGCCGGGTCCAGAGGGACGCGCCTACAAGCCCCTCACCTACTCCTGGCTCCACGGCCTGCAGCCGGATCGGGCGGGGCTGTGGGCGGAAGGGGCCGTCACCTGGTGGATCTCCTCGCCGATCCCGTCGGTCGTCGAGGCCCTGGCCCTGGGGCTGCTGCTGGAGCCCGAGGTCCGGCTGGGATCCCACCCGGTGATCGTGGAACGCATGGAGGTTGAGCCGACGCCGATCTTCGAAGGGGCGGCGACCTTCACGGCCCTCTCGCCCATCACCCTGTCCACCGGGGAACGGCGGGCGGACGGCAAGCTGGTCAAGCGGTATCTCTCGCCGGAGGAGCCGGAGTTTGCGCGGGCCCTGGCCGAGAACCTGCGGCGGAAGGCGGCGGCTTTTTATGGGCAGGCGATCCCGGGCGACCTGGAGATCCAGGTGCATCCCCCCTATCGCTCCAAGCTCGTGCGGATCCACGACACCGACATCCGGGGCTGGATGCTTTCGTTCACCGTCTCGGGCCCCCCGGATCTCATCCGCCTGGGCTACGAAGCCGGCTTCGGCGAACACACCGCCAGCGGCTTCGGCATGGTGGCCGTGGCCCGGGAGCAATGGGAGAACACCCCTTCCCATGACGCTCGAGTTCTTGGGCATTTTGTCCGCCTCCAAGCATCTCGATAAAGATCATAATCTGGAGTTTGCGATGATCTCAGATTTAATCCATTTGTTTAAATCGGAGTTTTCGGAAAAGCTATACAGAGCAGATTATCTCCTTGCGGACACCCGCATTCCCTGGGTGTCACTCTATGACCACTTGATGCTCACGGCTGGATTTGCCGCCGCCTTTGCCGAGGAACTGCTTCGACGTGGCAGGGGGGCAGTAGAGATATGTGGGATAGAACTTTCACCCTCCGAACTGCGTGCCCTTGCCCGCCTGTGTGGGCTCCTGCACGACCTGGGGAAAGCACGAATCGGCGAAACGGAGTACCGATTCCACGTCCAACGGGGCCTGGAATATGCCCGGGAGTGGCTTGCTACAAAGGGTGTGGAGGAGCATCTCCAGGAGATCATCCTGGGCGTAGTGGCGCGCCACCACCTACGAGATGGGCCGCAGACGATTCTGGAGAAACTGGTCTGCCTGGCCGATAGCTACGCCTCCGCTGGGGATCGTCCTGAGCTGGCGCGAGCCTCTACAGCGACTGAATTCCAACGACTTGCAGAAGAGACTCTCCGCATGGAACAAGAGCTCTTTGGCACCGACAAGCCCATTTGCCTACTTCTGGGCGATACGGATGCCATCAAAAGCTACGTATACGAGACGAGCACGCTTCCCGAGATCCGTGGAGCAAGCGAAATCCTCCTGGAGCTGGAGGCAAAAGTTCGCGAGCTTTTTACGGAGAAGATCGCCGAAGAAGCCCTGATCTATTGTGGCGGGGGCGGCTTCCTTGCCATCGTTCCTGCGGGCCAGGCAAAGGAGATAAAGGAAGAGATCGAGCAACTCTACCTACAGAAAACCGGTGTTGCCACCATTACAGTTGTGTATTCGGACCCGATTGGCTATGCCGACATGGGGCGGGGGCTTGTCCCCTACGACGATGCGCAAATTCAGGCGCTTTCCGGAAGTGATGTTTCCGCTGATTTGCTCTATAGCCACTTTGAGGCTCTTCTGAAGGACCGGACAAAACGCAAAAACTTCGGCGAGTTGGTGTCAGCGCTCACCGGTAGGCTCCAGCAAGCGAAGCGGGCAAAGGCTACAGCTCCATTTTTCGAGACCCTACCCATTCACCGGCGGTGCGAGTCCTGCGGCAAGCGGGCGGTGGAAGAGCACGACGATGTGCGGGATGAGTGGATGTGTGCGATCTGCTCCCAAAAACGGGAGCGAGGAAGGGGGGAGCGCCGAGAGTTCGTAAAGGAGTTTGTCCAGTGGGTACGCGATAGCAAGCGTGTCGAGATTCCTGAAAAGAAGCTCGACGGAAAGCCACGTTTCTCCGAAGACCTGGACACACTTGCCGGCTCAGACGGTCGCATTGCCCTGCTCCACGCTGACGGCAACAACATGGGCGATCTTCTGCAATTGATGCCCTCGCCCGCTTCTTATCGTCATTTTTCGCGGGTGCTGGAAGATGCCACTCGGGATGCGCTTTTCTCAGCACTCTGGGCAGTGTTCGGCGAAGAGCGCCTGAGGGACCGCGAGAAACTGCTGCCCTTCGAGATCATTGTCCTGGGCGGGGACGACATCGTGGTCATCGTGCCTGCACGCTACGGCTGGGCGCTGACAACCAAGGTGCTTGAAGCCTTTGAGCACCACCCCGGCATCAAGAAGCTTCGAAAAGAGCTTCAGGAGCGAGTGGGAAGCGCTATGCGCCGTCCCGTTTCGCTCAGTCTCTCCGCTGGGCTGGCGATTGCCGATGTGAAGTATCCAGTAAGTTTCCTCTTTTCGCTTGCCGAAGGGCTCCTCAAGGAAGCGAAGAAGTTGGCACGAGAGGTCCGGACCAGCACGCTATGCCACCTCTGGCTGCGGGCACCGGTGATTTCAGAGCGAGCAGGCACGCTGTTGAGCGCCCTGTATGAGCGACAGATGATGGTCCTCACGGCACGTCCCTACACGGCTGAGCAGGCTCGGAAGCTCGCGGAGCTGGCCCGCAGTTTAGAACAACTTCCTAAGGCTCAGCGACACTCGCTGGCAGAAGCCCTCGAAAAAGGCGTGCATGTTTCGCTGAACTATGCCCTATATCAGGCGGCCCGGCAAAAGGAGCGCGGCGCACGGCTTCGTGAGGCGTTTCAAGAGCTGGGCAACCTCCTGGGGCCCGCGGAAGACGGCTTCTGGTTCTGGCGCCGGACGGACGAGGGCTGGAAGACGGCGCTTCTGGACGCGCTGGAACTCATTGAGCTGGGCGCTGTGCTGGACATCCCACGGGAGGAACATTATGCCCCATCAGCTACAGATTGAGACAAAGTTCGGACTCGTCTCCGGTTTGCACATCACCGGGGAGCAGGGAAAGCTCTGGACGGACAGAGCTCTGGTAGTGGACTGGCGCGACGGCAAAGTTCCCATTGTTCCTGCGACCACGATCAAAGGCTGGCTTCGGGAGAGTGCTGAGCGCCTGCTCCGCGGGCTCGGGTTACCAGTCTGCGATGGCTCTCGCCCCGGAGAGATGTGCAACGCGTGCTTGATTTGCAAGGTCTTTGGATCACCCCGCAGGCGCTCTCCCTTGCGCTTCTCGGATGCCGAGCTGCGTGGGGGCATGGCGGATGTGCGCATGAACGTCTCGCTCAGCCGCCATCGCAAGACCGCTTATGAAGAGCGGCTCTTCTCCACCGAGATCGCCTGGCAGAAGGCGCTTACGGCACGTATCGAGGGCTGGTTCGATTCACAAGCAGAAGCCCGAAAGGCAGCGGCTCTTCTGTATCTGGCGGCGAAAGCCGGCTTTGCCATCGGGGCAGCGCGCTCTCGGGGGTTGGGCTGGCTCGAGCTTGTGGATTTCACAGCGAGCGTGGACGGCGAGAAACTCCTGGACGAAGACCTTGTAGCACAGAGCGAAGCGCTTGTATCCCGGACGGAGGGTCCCGCATGACGGAATACTTCGTCTGCCTCACGCCCGAAAAGCCCCTGCGCACGGGCACGCTCAAGCCTCGGGGAGATTATCTCGACACGCGGGACTACCTGCCCGGCAGCGTCCTCCGGGGCGCGCTGGCCGAATGGCTCAAGCTACAGGGGAAAGCAAGCCAGATCGTCCCGACAGTGCAAAAGGTGCGCTTTGGGAATCTCTTCCCCAGCGCTTCAGAGTCTGTATGGGCTTTGCCCTTCCCGATGACAGCGCTGGAGTGCAAGCTTCACGGGGGCTTCCTCAATGTCCCCAGGCGCTCCGGGGAAAAACCCGGACACGGCATCCGGGATAGCCTGCTCATCGCCCTGGCGTATGCAGAGCTGGAACGGCAAGGCGCCCGCTTTCCAGTGCCCATGCTCCTGCGCTGCACCCATGAAATCAGAGGAGAGAAGTGCGGCGGACGCATGGAACGGGTGAGCGGGTTTTATGCGACTCTGCCCGAGGGCTGGAGGGTGATGAAGATCGAAAAGGCACTCCAGACCAAGGTTGCCCTGAGTCGCCATCGCCGCGCTGCCCAGGAAGGGATGCTCTATCGGGTAATCGGAGTGCGACCGAAAAGCACATTCGTCGGGCGGCTCTGGGTTGAGGACGAGGCAATCCTCGAGGAGCTCAAGAAAGCGGTGGAGAGCGTCGGAGTCGGCGCCCTCACGACCCGAGGGTTCGGCGCCGCGCGTCTCAAGGCGGTGGAACCCGGCATAGAGCCTATCGCCGAGCGCCTGCGCGCCTTCAACGAGAAACTGCGCGAAGTGTGGCGAGACCTGGCGGATCTGGCCCGGCAGACCGGGAGCCCAGCGCCCATGGAGCCATCGGGGACGTACTTCAGCGTGGATCTGCTTGCGCCTGCTGTTCTCCGGGACCCGCACGGGTTGCCCACCCTGAAGCTCTTTCTCGACCTGGACGGGCAATGGCGGGAGCCGGTCTTCTGGGTGACGCAGCCGACCTTCGTGGGCGGCTTCTCTACTGCCTGGGGACTGCCCAAGCCCACCTACCTGGGAGCAGCGATGGGGAGCGTGTATGTGTTCCGAACAGAAGCTTCCCAGAAGGAGCTCCTGCCCTTCCTGGAAAACCTGGAAGCCCGGGGCGTCGGGATCCGCACCGATGAAGGCCTGGGCGAAATTTTGGTGTGCCACCCATTTCATCAGGAGGTAATGCCGGTATGATTGTCGAAGCGAAACTCTTGCACCAGATTGAAGAGCACCTGGACGAGATCGTTCGGCGCGCAGAAAAATGCATAACTGAAACACGTGCAGCGGAATCGGATTTGGAAGAATCCCAGCTTCGCAATCTTCAGAACCTGGCTTCTGCCACCGACTCGGTACCGGCATTGGAAAACTTCATTGCCTATCAGATGGGGCGGAAGAAAATCCCCGCCGATGTCGGACGCCAGATCCTCGAGGATATCCGCAAGCTGGGACAGAAAGCCGAGGAGGTCACGCGGAACAATCCCGGAGCGCTTCGCTGGGTGCGGATGGAGCTCATCCGCCTGTACCTGGGCTTTCTGGTGCGAAAGTTTGTGGCTGAGAAGAAGGCAAGGGAGGAGCGATCATGACCCTTCACTCCTTTTGGCACTTTGAGAACCGCTGGTTGATTACCGCGACCCTGCGGATGAAGACCGCCCTTTCCGTAGGTGCCCGCGCCTCGCTCATGCCTACGGGATCTGATCTTCCTGTCATTAAGACCCCGGAGGGCATTCCCTTCATCCCGGGCTCTTCGCTCAAGGGTGTGGTGCGTGCTTACACAGAGCGGCTCCTGCGCACGATGGACGAGCTCAAGCAGACCCGTCAGGGTGAACGACTCTGGGCATGTGACCCACTGGATGAGCGGGAGCGCTGCGTCATCGCAAAATGCGGTGAGCATTGTGAAAACTGTAAGGGGAATTGCTGTCGCGATTGCGGCCGGTGTAAGAACTGTATGGTCAGACGCGCAACGCAGAATAACCGGCTTGACGACGAAAAGCTCACGCAGGAGATTTGGCAGTGCTCCTGCACCGCCTGCCGGCTCTTCGGCTCCCCCTGGCTGGCGTCGCGGATATCGTTTCAGGATGCCATGCTCTCGAATCGGGACAACCTGCTCCGGCTCACCGAACTCCGAGACGGTGTGGGGATTGACCGCGATCTGGGCTCAGCGAAAAGCGGCATCAAATACGACTTCGAGACTGTGCCTGCGGGAGCGGAGTTCGGCATTACCATCGTGGTAGAAAACGCCGACGAATGGGAGGTAGGGCTGTTGCTCTTGGCGCTGGAAGCGATGCGAAAGGGCGAATTGCCTGTGGGCGGCAAGACCACCCGCGGTCCTGGCTGGGGGGAAATCGTCAACCTTAAAATCCAGAAGGTTGGCATGGAAAACTTCTTGGACTACCTC
Above is a genomic segment from Thermoflexus sp. containing:
- a CDS encoding RAMP superfamily CRISPR-associated protein, producing the protein MPHQLQIETKFGLVSGLHITGEQGKLWTDRALVVDWRDGKVPIVPATTIKGWLRESAERLLRGLGLPVCDGSRPGEMCNACLICKVFGSPRRRSPLRFSDAELRGGMADVRMNVSLSRHRKTAYEERLFSTEIAWQKALTARIEGWFDSQAEARKAAALLYLAAKAGFAIGAARSRGLGWLELVDFTASVDGEKLLDEDLVAQSEALVSRTEGPA
- the csx10 gene encoding CRISPR-associated RAMP protein Csx10, whose protein sequence is MTEYFVCLTPEKPLRTGTLKPRGDYLDTRDYLPGSVLRGALAEWLKLQGKASQIVPTVQKVRFGNLFPSASESVWALPFPMTALECKLHGGFLNVPRRSGEKPGHGIRDSLLIALAYAELERQGARFPVPMLLRCTHEIRGEKCGGRMERVSGFYATLPEGWRVMKIEKALQTKVALSRHRRAAQEGMLYRVIGVRPKSTFVGRLWVEDEAILEELKKAVESVGVGALTTRGFGAARLKAVEPGIEPIAERLRAFNEKLREVWRDLADLARQTGSPAPMEPSGTYFSVDLLAPAVLRDPHGLPTLKLFLDLDGQWREPVFWVTQPTFVGGFSTAWGLPKPTYLGAAMGSVYVFRTEASQKELLPFLENLEARGVGIRTDEGLGEILVCHPFHQEVMPV
- the csx15 gene encoding CRISPR-associated protein Csx15, producing MVVLNFAHPLTPEQQRQIEALAGQPVEQVIAIDAQIDPARPLVPQVVSMVDRVGFSPEEWQTRPILILLPSLNYSAGVLLAELHGRMGYFPSIIRMRPVPEAVPPRFEVAEIISLQAVREAARVRRGASEGRGSDAS
- the cas6 gene encoding CRISPR-associated endoribonuclease Cas6, whose product is MRLKIALRFVRPGRLPWGYPEWLRGLAYTAMMRGLPQVAHRLHEEGWPGPEGRAYKPLTYSWLHGLQPDRAGLWAEGAVTWWISSPIPSVVEALALGLLLEPEVRLGSHPVIVERMEVEPTPIFEGAATFTALSPITLSTGERRADGKLVKRYLSPEEPEFARALAENLRRKAAAFYGQAIPGDLEIQVHPPYRSKLVRIHDTDIRGWMLSFTVSGPPDLIRLGYEAGFGEHTASGFGMVAVAREQWENTPSHDARVLGHFVRLQASR
- the csx7 gene encoding CRISPR-associated RAMP protein Csx7; the protein is MTLHSFWHFENRWLITATLRMKTALSVGARASLMPTGSDLPVIKTPEGIPFIPGSSLKGVVRAYTERLLRTMDELKQTRQGERLWACDPLDERERCVIAKCGEHCENCKGNCCRDCGRCKNCMVRRATQNNRLDDEKLTQEIWQCSCTACRLFGSPWLASRISFQDAMLSNRDNLLRLTELRDGVGIDRDLGSAKSGIKYDFETVPAGAEFGITIVVENADEWEVGLLLLALEAMRKGELPVGGKTTRGPGWGEIVNLKIQKVGMENFLDYLTGTGQPAEIWNSELLQRLATALQQGGSHA
- a CDS encoding Cas10/Cmr2 second palm domain-containing protein, coding for MTLEFLGILSASKHLDKDHNLEFAMISDLIHLFKSEFSEKLYRADYLLADTRIPWVSLYDHLMLTAGFAAAFAEELLRRGRGAVEICGIELSPSELRALARLCGLLHDLGKARIGETEYRFHVQRGLEYAREWLATKGVEEHLQEIILGVVARHHLRDGPQTILEKLVCLADSYASAGDRPELARASTATEFQRLAEETLRMEQELFGTDKPICLLLGDTDAIKSYVYETSTLPEIRGASEILLELEAKVRELFTEKIAEEALIYCGGGGFLAIVPAGQAKEIKEEIEQLYLQKTGVATITVVYSDPIGYADMGRGLVPYDDAQIQALSGSDVSADLLYSHFEALLKDRTKRKNFGELVSALTGRLQQAKRAKATAPFFETLPIHRRCESCGKRAVEEHDDVRDEWMCAICSQKRERGRGERREFVKEFVQWVRDSKRVEIPEKKLDGKPRFSEDLDTLAGSDGRIALLHADGNNMGDLLQLMPSPASYRHFSRVLEDATRDALFSALWAVFGEERLRDREKLLPFEIIVLGGDDIVVIVPARYGWALTTKVLEAFEHHPGIKKLRKELQERVGSAMRRPVSLSLSAGLAIADVKYPVSFLFSLAEGLLKEAKKLAREVRTSTLCHLWLRAPVISERAGTLLSALYERQMMVLTARPYTAEQARKLAELARSLEQLPKAQRHSLAEALEKGVHVSLNYALYQAARQKERGARLREAFQELGNLLGPAEDGFWFWRRTDEGWKTALLDALELIELGAVLDIPREEHYAPSATD